The sequence below is a genomic window from Draconibacterium halophilum.
AACGAGACACTCGATAATCATCACGGTGGTGTTGTGATGGTTGACGGCAATATATACGGAGCCAATTGGCAGCACAATGCAAAGGGAAAATGGGTTAGTGTAAACTGGGAATCAGGTAGAACAAATTGGGAAACTGAATTTGTAAATAAAGGTTCCATAATTACAGCTGATAACATGTTATACCTCTACGAAGAGAAGAGGGGCAATGTTGCCTTGGCACAACCTTCTACCGATGGTTTGAAAATTGTAAGCAGTTTTACTATGGAAGAAGGAGCAGGTCCGCACTGGGCACATCCTGCCATTTATAATGGAAAACTGTTTATCCGCCATGGCAATGTATTAATGATTTATAATATTAGTGAATAACTATATTTTTGACATTCTATTTTTACAGAAATTAATGACTAAAAGAACCATAAATATCATTCTAATCTCAATCGGTACCATTGGGTTTATTTCAATCTTTTGGTGGTTAAACGCCGATCCTACCAAAGATTTTACCGTAAATCTCGAAGGTTCAGATAACAGGGGAAAGGGAGTTCCTCCACAAGACGTTAATATTGGCGAACATTTTGAAGAACTGGCTTCTGATTATCAGGAACTGGAGGAAACGTGGACCAACTTCCGTGGAGCCGACTTTGATAATATTTCAAAATCGCCGGTAAAACTGATGGAAAGTTTTGGGCCGGAAGGTCCGAATATTCTTTGGTCGAAAGAATTAGGTGAAGGACATTCAGGAGGTGCAATTTACAAAGGATTGGCTTATGTACTCGACTACGATGAAGAGGAGCGGGCCGATATTTTACGCTGTTTTTCAGTAGTTACCGGAGAAGAGCAGTGGCGGCGTGGTTACGATGTGGCTATTAAACGAAATCATGGAATGTCAAGGACTATTCCGGCAGTTACCGAAGAGTATATTGTAACCATTGGGCCAAAGTGCCACGTAATGTGCCTCGATCGTGAAACCGGCGATTTTCGCTGGGGACTCGATGTGGTGAAAGAGTACGGTAATGAAATTCCGTTTTGGTATACCGGGCAATGTCCGCTGATTGATGACGGCGTGGCCATTATTGCTACTGGTGGCAGTAAAATGATGGTTGCCATTGATTGCGAAACCGGCGAAAAGCTTTGGGAAACACCAAACCCAAATGGCTGGAAGATGTCGCACTCATCGGTTATGCCTTATACTTTTGGTGGACGGAAAATGTATGTTTACAGTCCGGTAGGAGGATTACTGGCAGTGGCTGCCGATGGCCCCGATGCCGGACAAGTCTTGTGGGAAACTTCGCAGTGGAACCACTCGGTTATTGCTCCGTCGCCGGTTTGTATGCCCGACGGAAAGATATTTATGACAGCCGGTTATGGTGCAGGAAGTATGATGTTACAGCTCTCCGAAAATAATGGTGCTTTTTCGGTTGAACCACTTTATGAATATGCCCCAAAAGAAGGTTTGGCATGCGAGCAGCAAACACCAATTTTATGGAATGGGTACCTGTTTGGTATTGTGCCCAAAGATGGCGGCGCCAACCGAAATCAACTAATCTGCGTAAATCCTGATGATACGAGAAAAGTAGTGTGGACGAGCGGTAAGGATACCCGTTTTGGCCTCGGCCCGTATTTTATTGCCGATAATAAAATGTTTATTCTGAGCGACGATGGTACTCTGACAATTGCGCG
It includes:
- a CDS encoding PQQ-like beta-propeller repeat protein; protein product: MEFQPHSISYKSQGVGGNTNPPLFHNGEIFVTSGYDHPGLMFSLSDDGNEIELKWQNETLDNHHGGVVMVDGNIYGANWQHNAKGKWVSVNWESGRTNWETEFVNKGSIITADNMLYLYEEKRGNVALAQPSTDGLKIVSSFTMEEGAGPHWAHPAIYNGKLFIRHGNVLMIYNISE
- a CDS encoding outer membrane protein assembly factor BamB family protein — protein: MTKRTINIILISIGTIGFISIFWWLNADPTKDFTVNLEGSDNRGKGVPPQDVNIGEHFEELASDYQELEETWTNFRGADFDNISKSPVKLMESFGPEGPNILWSKELGEGHSGGAIYKGLAYVLDYDEEERADILRCFSVVTGEEQWRRGYDVAIKRNHGMSRTIPAVTEEYIVTIGPKCHVMCLDRETGDFRWGLDVVKEYGNEIPFWYTGQCPLIDDGVAIIATGGSKMMVAIDCETGEKLWETPNPNGWKMSHSSVMPYTFGGRKMYVYSPVGGLLAVAADGPDAGQVLWETSQWNHSVIAPSPVCMPDGKIFMTAGYGAGSMMLQLSENNGAFSVEPLYEYAPKEGLACEQQTPILWNGYLFGIVPKDGGANRNQLICVNPDDTRKVVWTSGKDTRFGLGPYFIADNKMFILSDDGTLTIARPSTDKYIQLEQVTVIEDGHDAWAPFALADGYLLLRDSKTMICIDLNVNS